Proteins co-encoded in one Juglans regia cultivar Chandler chromosome 16, Walnut 2.0, whole genome shotgun sequence genomic window:
- the LOC109020324 gene encoding probable WRKY transcription factor 75, whose protein sequence is MESYPTYFSCSSATPAASSSLSLNMANSHAYNEFQGSKSNGFLGLMSEMDVPVSNTNDNNPQSRNCVGSETDHHAKLGKKKGEKKVRKPRYAFQTRSQVDILDDGYRWRKYGQKAVKNNKYPRSYYRCTHQGCNVKKQVQRLTKDEGIVVTTYEGMHSHPIERSTDNFEHILSQMQIYTTF, encoded by the exons aTGGAGAGCTACCCAACATATTTTAGCTGTTCATCTGCAACACCGGCAGCTTCTTCTTCCTTGTCACTGAACATGGCAAATTCTCATGCTTACAATGAATTCCAAGGTAGCAAGTCGAATGGATTCTTGGGACTGATGTCGGAGATGGATGTTCCAGTTTCAAACACAAATGATAATAATCCTCAGAGCAGAAACTGTGTGGGGTCTGAAACTGATCATCATGCGAAGTTGGGGAAGAAAAAGGGAGAGAAGAAGGTGAGAAAGCCAAGATATGCGTTTCAAACAAGGAGCCAGGTCGATATACTGGATGATGGATATAGGTGGAGGAAATATGGGCAAAAGGCAGTGAAGAACAACAAATATccaag AAGCTACTACCGGTGTACACACCAAGGCTGTAATGTCAAAAAGCAAGTTCAGAGACTAACTAAAGACGAAGGGATCGTCGTTACAACTTATGAAGGCATGCATTCACATCCGATAGAGAGGTCTACTGATAACTTTGAGCACATCTTGAGCCAGATGCAAATTTACACCACCTTTTAA